One window from the genome of Leucobacter aridicollis encodes:
- a CDS encoding SCO6880 family protein, translating into MPKNHDVPRAGDLVPVKFSRLTRRGVLLGLSLSQLVALGLGVGTLVWAFYAGGGILIAFSAPVWLAAAAVVWIRIAGRAVVEWIPVVIWWIWKTTGGQLLYRRRVVKPRPAGTLALPGDMARLREYDDPATGAGMVHDPTAETLTAIVAVSHPAFVLLDPGEQERRVSSWSRVLATVCRSGRISMLQVLERTLPDSGTGLAEWWASHGNADASWASTTYAELIDRAGPAGERHATTLSLSLDMRAASRQIRTAGGGIRGAAAVLRQEMSTLIAALRSADLSPSSWLTCGEIAVILRSAYDPAVAATLERHGELGQSLATAGPVAVNESWSRLRTDSAFHAVLWISEWPRSMVYPGFLAPLLLSTGIQRSFSLLCTPMRSDQAARDIRKKKTEYISDAAQRQRIGQIEDASQTAEFHDVLQQEADLTAGHGVLRYTGLVSVSARTADDLDAAVAAIEQAAIQASCETRLLVGQQAQAFTAAALPLCRVV; encoded by the coding sequence ATGCCGAAGAATCACGACGTTCCACGCGCCGGTGACCTCGTCCCGGTGAAGTTTTCGCGACTGACCCGCCGAGGGGTCCTGCTCGGGCTGTCGCTGTCGCAACTTGTCGCTCTCGGCCTCGGGGTCGGCACGCTCGTGTGGGCGTTCTACGCTGGCGGCGGGATTCTCATCGCGTTCTCCGCACCCGTGTGGCTTGCCGCGGCGGCCGTGGTGTGGATCCGGATCGCGGGGCGCGCGGTCGTCGAGTGGATCCCCGTAGTCATCTGGTGGATATGGAAGACCACTGGCGGGCAACTTCTCTACCGTCGACGAGTTGTGAAACCTCGGCCCGCGGGGACTCTCGCGCTTCCCGGCGACATGGCGCGGCTCCGCGAGTACGACGACCCCGCCACCGGCGCAGGAATGGTGCATGATCCGACCGCTGAAACGCTCACGGCGATCGTTGCCGTCTCGCATCCCGCATTCGTGCTCCTCGACCCCGGCGAACAGGAACGCCGAGTCAGCTCGTGGAGCCGGGTGCTCGCAACCGTCTGCCGCTCAGGACGCATCTCGATGCTCCAGGTGCTGGAACGCACGCTGCCCGACTCTGGGACAGGGCTTGCCGAATGGTGGGCATCACACGGCAACGCCGACGCCTCCTGGGCCTCGACCACGTATGCCGAGCTGATCGACCGCGCCGGGCCCGCCGGAGAACGTCACGCGACCACGCTGTCTCTCTCCCTCGACATGCGTGCGGCATCCCGCCAGATCCGCACAGCCGGTGGTGGCATTCGTGGCGCGGCAGCTGTGCTGCGTCAAGAAATGTCGACGCTGATTGCCGCGTTGCGGTCAGCCGATCTCTCGCCGTCATCCTGGTTGACGTGTGGCGAGATCGCGGTCATTCTCCGATCGGCGTACGACCCGGCCGTCGCGGCGACGCTTGAACGCCACGGTGAACTTGGTCAGTCGCTCGCCACTGCAGGACCCGTGGCCGTTAACGAGTCCTGGTCGAGGCTGCGCACCGACTCGGCCTTCCACGCAGTGCTGTGGATCTCGGAATGGCCAAGGTCGATGGTGTACCCCGGGTTTCTCGCGCCGCTGCTGCTCTCAACCGGGATCCAGCGATCGTTCTCGCTTCTGTGCACCCCAATGCGCTCCGATCAGGCGGCGCGCGACATCCGTAAGAAGAAGACCGAGTACATCTCGGACGCTGCCCAGCGTCAGCGGATCGGCCAGATCGAGGATGCATCGCAGACGGCAGAGTTTCACGACGTGCTCCAGCAAGAGGCCGACCTCACTGCCGGGCACGGAGTACTCCGCTACACGGGTCTCGTCTCTGTCTCAGCACGTACCGCAGACGACCTCGACGCCGCAGTCGCCGCCATCGAGCAAGCCGCCATCCAAGCCTCCTGCGAGACGCGACTCCTCGTCGGCCAGCAGGCACAGGCATTCACCGCCGCCGCGCTGCCTCTGTGCCGGGTGGTGTGA